A stretch of the Alphaproteobacteria bacterium genome encodes the following:
- the ffh gene encoding signal recognition particle protein has translation MFESLSNRLSDVFEGLRRRGALSESDVEAALREVRVALLEADVALPVVKDFVAQVKTKAVGADVVKSVTPGQMVVKIVHDHLVEMLGAESVALNLAAVPPVPILMVGLQGSGKTTTTAKLGLSLQGRDKKKVMMASLDVQRPAAQEQLRLLGEQAEVTTLPIVAGQMPVDIASRAMAAARLQGFDVVLLDTAGRLHVDEALMSELAAVRDAVNAAEILLVADALTGQDAVNVAEAFRARIEVSGIVLTRVDGDARGGAALSMRAVTGCPIKLLGVGENLDALEVFHPDRIASRILGMGDVVGLVEKAAETIEQEDLDKLEAKMLKGQFDLEDMAQQLGQMRRMGGMEGMMAMLPGVAKMKKQIAEAQIDERQLIRQEAIISSMTPRERRHAKLINASRKRRIAGGSGTTVQDVNRVLKQHKQMTVMMKKVKKLGKKGLMRHGLPGLMPR, from the coding sequence ATGTTCGAGAGCCTGAGCAATCGACTATCAGATGTCTTCGAGGGGCTGCGCCGGCGCGGCGCGCTTTCAGAGAGCGACGTCGAGGCGGCGCTGCGCGAGGTGCGTGTGGCGCTGCTGGAAGCCGACGTGGCGCTGCCGGTGGTCAAGGATTTCGTGGCCCAGGTGAAAACCAAGGCGGTCGGCGCCGACGTCGTCAAAAGCGTCACCCCGGGCCAGATGGTGGTCAAGATCGTGCACGACCATCTGGTCGAGATGTTGGGCGCGGAAAGCGTGGCGCTGAACCTGGCGGCGGTGCCGCCGGTGCCCATCCTGATGGTCGGCCTGCAGGGTTCGGGCAAGACCACGACCACGGCCAAGCTTGGTCTCAGCCTTCAGGGGCGCGACAAGAAAAAGGTCATGATGGCCTCGCTCGACGTCCAGCGCCCGGCCGCCCAGGAACAGCTGCGCCTGCTGGGCGAACAGGCCGAGGTCACGACGCTGCCCATCGTGGCCGGCCAGATGCCGGTCGACATTGCCAGTCGGGCCATGGCCGCGGCCAGGCTGCAGGGCTTTGACGTGGTGCTGTTGGATACTGCCGGCCGGCTGCACGTCGACGAGGCGCTGATGAGCGAACTGGCCGCCGTGCGCGATGCCGTGAACGCGGCTGAGATCCTGCTGGTGGCCGATGCCCTCACGGGCCAGGACGCGGTCAACGTGGCCGAGGCCTTCCGGGCCCGCATCGAGGTCAGCGGCATCGTGCTGACCCGTGTCGACGGCGATGCCCGCGGCGGCGCGGCGCTCAGCATGAGGGCCGTCACCGGCTGTCCCATCAAGCTTTTGGGCGTGGGCGAAAACCTCGATGCCCTGGAGGTCTTTCATCCCGACCGCATTGCCTCACGCATCCTCGGCATGGGCGACGTCGTCGGCCTGGTCGAGAAGGCGGCCGAGACCATCGAGCAGGAAGACTTGGACAAGCTCGAAGCCAAGATGCTCAAGGGCCAGTTCGACCTCGAGGACATGGCGCAACAGCTCGGTCAGATGCGCCGCATGGGCGGCATGGAAGGCATGATGGCGATGCTGCCCGGTGTCGCCAAAATGAAGAAGCAGATCGCCGAGGCCCAGATCGACGAGCGCCAGTTGATCCGCCAGGAGGCCATCATCTCCTCCATGACGCCCCGCGAGCGGCGCCACGCCAAGCTCATCAATGCCTCGCGCAAGCGGCGCATCGCCGGCGGCTCGGGCACCACGGTGCAGGACGTCAACCGCGTGCTCAAGCAGCACAAACAGATGACCGTGATGATGAAGAAAGTGAAGAAGCTCGGCAAAAAGGGGCTCATGCGCCACGGCTTGCCGGGCCTCATGCCGCGCTGA
- the rpsP gene encoding 30S ribosomal protein S16, which yields MSLKIRLTRGGAKKRPSYRIVIADSRSPRDGRFIEKVGTYNPLLQRDDPARVTLNEERIRHWLGHGARPTDRVARFLGAAEITAMPASRNNPEKAKPKAKAQERLKAAEEAAQAAAEAPAEEAAAEEAPAEEAAAEEAPAEEAAAEEAPAEEAAAEEAPAAEAAAEEAPAAEAAAEEAPAEEQAPAEEETPAEEAAKEE from the coding sequence ATGTCCCTGAAGATCAGATTGACCCGCGGCGGCGCCAAAAAGCGCCCCAGCTATCGCATCGTCATCGCCGATTCGCGCAGCCCGCGCGACGGCCGTTTCATCGAGAAGGTCGGCACCTACAATCCGCTGTTGCAGCGCGACGATCCGGCCCGCGTGACGCTGAACGAGGAGCGCATCCGCCATTGGCTGGGCCATGGCGCCCGGCCCACCGACCGGGTGGCCCGCTTTCTCGGCGCCGCCGAAATCACCGCCATGCCGGCAAGCCGCAACAACCCCGAGAAAGCCAAACCCAAGGCCAAGGCCCAGGAGCGTCTGAAGGCCGCCGAGGAGGCCGCCCAGGCCGCCGCCGAGGCGCCAGCCGAAGAGGCAGCGGCTGAGGAAGCCCCGGCCGAAGAGGCCGCGGCGGAAGAAGCGCCAGCCGAAGAGGCCGCGGCGGAAGAAGCGCCGGCCGAAGAGGCCGCGGCGGAAGAAGCGCCGGCTGCAGAGGCCGCGGCGGAGGAAGCGCCGGCCGCAGAGGCCGCGGCGGAAGAAGCGCCGGCCGAGGAACAAGCGCCGGCCGAGGAGGAAACGCCGGCCGAGGAGGCCGCGAAAGAGGAATAA
- the rimM gene encoding ribosome maturation factor RimM (Essential for efficient processing of 16S rRNA): protein MPERVCLGAISGARGLRGEVKVKTFTARPADVAAYGPLTDEVGERSFTLTVTRTIKGGVAATIAGIADRQAALALKGTRLYVSRQALPKPEGDEFYYADLIGLAVELEDGGAFGTVKSLENHGAGELLVVDREGVTEFLPFTAEVVPSVDLEAGRLVVRPPAEMPD, encoded by the coding sequence ATGCCCGAACGGGTCTGCCTGGGTGCCATCAGCGGCGCCCGCGGCCTGCGCGGCGAGGTCAAGGTCAAGACCTTCACCGCCCGCCCCGCCGACGTGGCCGCCTATGGGCCGCTGACGGACGAGGTCGGCGAGCGCAGCTTCACGCTGACGGTGACCCGCACCATCAAGGGCGGCGTGGCAGCAACGATTGCGGGCATTGCCGATCGCCAGGCGGCGCTGGCGCTCAAGGGCACCCGGCTCTACGTCTCGCGCCAGGCCCTGCCGAAACCGGAAGGCGACGAGTTCTATTACGCCGACCTCATCGGGTTGGCGGTGGAGTTGGAGGACGGCGGCGCCTTCGGCACCGTGAAATCGTTGGAAAACCACGGCGCCGGCGAGCTGTTGGTGGTCGATCGGGAGGGCGTCACGGAATTCCTGCCCTTCACGGCCGAGGTGGTGCCGAGCGTCGATCTCGAAGCCGGGCGGCTGGTGGTTCGGCCGCCGGCGGAAATGCCGGACTAG
- the trmD gene encoding tRNA (guanosine(37)-N1)-methyltransferase TrmD, with product MQKSDIGDATEAPWRARVLTLFPEMFPGPLGFSLAGQALKKRLWALETVDIRSFASDKHRSVDDAPFGGGPGMVMRPDVLAAAIDATVTGGVAGGVAEGPLICLSPRGRLLDQERLKALAAGPGVVLVCGRFEGIDERVIEARGLEELSLGDFVLSGGEPAALALIDAVVRLLPGVVGDPRSLAEDSFERGLLEYPQYTRPQEFEGHVVPDVLLSGHHERVAAWRLEQAERTTRERRQDMWQRYATARQKTE from the coding sequence ATGCAGAAGAGCGATATCGGCGATGCCACGGAAGCGCCCTGGAGGGCCCGGGTACTGACGCTGTTTCCCGAGATGTTTCCCGGACCGCTGGGCTTTTCGCTCGCCGGCCAGGCCCTGAAAAAGCGCCTCTGGGCGCTGGAAACGGTGGACATTCGCAGCTTTGCAAGCGATAAACACCGCTCTGTCGACGATGCCCCGTTCGGTGGCGGACCGGGAATGGTGATGCGGCCCGACGTACTGGCCGCCGCCATCGATGCTACGGTTACCGGGGGGGTTGCCGGGGGGGTCGCCGAGGGGCCGCTGATTTGCCTGAGCCCGCGCGGCCGCCTGCTCGACCAGGAACGGCTCAAGGCGCTGGCGGCAGGCCCTGGCGTGGTGCTGGTATGTGGCCGCTTCGAGGGCATCGACGAGCGGGTCATCGAGGCGCGCGGGCTGGAAGAGCTTAGCCTGGGCGATTTCGTGCTTTCGGGCGGCGAGCCGGCGGCACTGGCGCTGATCGACGCGGTGGTGCGCTTGCTGCCGGGGGTGGTCGGCGATCCCCGGTCGCTGGCCGAGGACAGTTTCGAGCGCGGCCTGCTGGAATATCCCCAGTACACCCGGCCGCAGGAATTCGAAGGGCACGTGGTACCGGACGTGCTGCTTTCGGGCCACCACGAACGCGTGGCGGCCTGGCGATTGGAACAGGCCGAACGCACCACCCGGGAGCGGCGGCAGGACATGTGGCAGCGCTATGCGACTGCCAGGCAGAAGACGGAGTAG
- the rplS gene encoding 50S ribosomal protein L19 has product MNILQEIENEQAEKLAAERSVPEFGPGDTVRVSVKVVEGSRERVQAFEGVCIARRNRGLNSSFTVRKISYGEGVERVFQLYSRQIADIAVVRRGDVRRAKLYYLRGLRGKKARIREKRDDRRPAKQAGS; this is encoded by the coding sequence ATGAATATCTTGCAGGAAATCGAAAACGAACAGGCCGAGAAGCTGGCCGCCGAACGCAGCGTGCCCGAATTCGGGCCCGGCGACACGGTGCGCGTCAGCGTCAAGGTCGTGGAAGGCAGCCGCGAACGCGTGCAGGCCTTCGAGGGCGTCTGTATCGCCAGGCGCAACCGCGGCCTCAACTCGTCCTTCACGGTGCGCAAGATTTCCTACGGCGAAGGCGTCGAGCGGGTGTTCCAGCTCTATTCGCGCCAAATCGCCGACATCGCCGTGGTGCGCCGCGGCGACGTGCGGCGGGCCAAGCTCTATTACCTGCGCGGCCTGAGGGGCAAGAAGGCCCGCATTCGCGAAAAGCGCGACGACCGCCGTCCGGCCAAGCAGGCAGGGAGCTGA
- the leuC gene encoding 3-isopropylmalate dehydratase large subunit: MAAARTLFDKIWESHVVDTQDDGTELIYIDRHLVHEVTSPQAFEGLRNAGRPVRRPESIIAVADHNVPTRDRAAGITEEIARIQVETLERNCREFGLEYWGMDDIRQGIVHIIGPEQGMTQPGMTIVCGDSHTATHGAFGAFSIGIGTSEVEHVMATQTLIQRRPKTLKLEVKGALGEGVGAKDLILAIIGHIGTAGGTGHAIEYTGPAIRALSMEGRMTVCNMTIEGGARAGMVAPDETTFDYLKGRPMAPKAGAWELALANWQGLPSDAGASYDSTIEFDAEGLEPHVTWGTSPEEVLPISGFVPDPESVADEVRRAKMERALTYMDLRPGTALTELSVDRVFIGSCTNGRIEDLRQAAAIAQGRSVAAGVNVLVVPGSGLVKHQAEEEGLDEIFKTAGFEWRDAGCSMCLAMNADRLEPGQRCASTSNRNFEGRQGKDGRSHLVSPMMAAAAAVTGRLVDVRELI; this comes from the coding sequence ATGGCTGCAGCGCGTACCTTGTTCGACAAGATTTGGGAGAGCCATGTCGTCGATACCCAGGACGACGGCACCGAGCTCATCTACATCGACCGCCACCTGGTCCATGAGGTAACCAGCCCCCAGGCCTTCGAAGGGCTGCGCAACGCCGGCCGCCCTGTGCGCCGGCCCGAATCCATCATCGCGGTGGCCGACCACAACGTGCCGACCCGCGACCGCGCCGCCGGCATCACCGAGGAGATAGCCCGCATCCAGGTCGAGACGCTGGAGCGGAACTGTCGCGAATTCGGTCTCGAATACTGGGGCATGGACGACATCCGCCAGGGCATCGTCCACATCATCGGCCCCGAACAGGGCATGACCCAGCCCGGCATGACCATCGTTTGCGGCGATTCCCATACCGCCACCCACGGCGCCTTCGGCGCCTTCTCCATCGGCATCGGCACCTCCGAGGTGGAGCACGTGATGGCGACGCAAACCCTGATCCAGCGCCGCCCCAAGACGCTCAAGCTCGAGGTCAAGGGGGCGCTGGGCGAGGGCGTCGGGGCCAAGGACCTGATCCTCGCCATCATCGGCCACATCGGCACCGCCGGCGGCACCGGCCATGCCATCGAATACACAGGCCCGGCCATCCGCGCGCTCTCCATGGAGGGCCGCATGACGGTTTGCAACATGACCATCGAGGGTGGCGCCCGGGCCGGCATGGTGGCGCCGGACGAAACCACTTTCGACTACCTCAAGGGCCGCCCCATGGCGCCCAAGGCCGGCGCCTGGGAGCTCGCCCTGGCGAACTGGCAGGGACTGCCCAGCGATGCCGGCGCAAGTTATGACAGCACCATCGAATTCGATGCCGAGGGCCTCGAGCCCCACGTCACCTGGGGCACCAGCCCCGAGGAAGTGCTGCCCATCAGCGGCTTTGTACCGGACCCCGAAAGCGTCGCCGACGAGGTGCGCCGGGCCAAGATGGAGCGCGCCCTTACCTACATGGACCTGCGCCCCGGCACGGCGCTCACGGAATTGTCCGTCGACCGCGTCTTCATCGGATCGTGCACCAACGGCCGCATCGAGGACCTGCGCCAGGCCGCGGCCATCGCCCAGGGGCGCAGTGTCGCCGCCGGGGTCAACGTCTTGGTGGTGCCCGGTTCGGGCCTGGTCAAGCACCAGGCCGAGGAAGAGGGCCTGGACGAGATCTTCAAGACCGCCGGCTTCGAATGGCGCGATGCCGGCTGCTCCATGTGCCTGGCCATGAACGCCGACCGGCTGGAGCCGGGCCAGCGTTGCGCTTCTACCTCCAACCGCAATTTCGAGGGCCGCCAGGGCAAGGATGGCCGCAGTCACCTGGTCAGCCCGATGATGGCCGCCGCGGCGGCCGTGACGGGGCGCTTAGTCGACGTCCGCGAATTGATCTGA